In a single window of the Terrirubrum flagellatum genome:
- a CDS encoding NAD(P)-dependent oxidoreductase, whose product MKILVVGGTGMIGGHAAGHLAAEGHEVVLAARRPPGAETPMAKFPVVIGDYVRGDFSEADLAPYDAILFAAGNDIRHLPRGSDQHAFWNETQIAGVPAFIARARDAGVKRVVHIGSYYHQVMPHLADTDPYVRARKLADEKSRALATKDFNVSTLNPPSIIGAIPGLASKRYETLIAYARGDIKSAPLFAPPGGTNYMSVQSLSEAIAGAFVRAESGKAYLIGDENWSFQKYFQSIFDAVGNPHQLEMRDAEHPLLPDAFIIPGRGVTLAYEPDPAETKLLGYRRNDAGRALKEAIAIAQSNPKA is encoded by the coding sequence TTGAAAATTCTCGTCGTTGGCGGAACCGGCATGATCGGCGGCCACGCCGCCGGCCATCTCGCGGCTGAGGGGCATGAGGTCGTTCTCGCCGCCCGCCGGCCGCCCGGCGCGGAAACGCCGATGGCGAAATTCCCCGTTGTGATCGGCGACTATGTCAGGGGCGATTTCAGCGAAGCCGATCTTGCGCCCTATGACGCGATCCTGTTCGCGGCCGGAAACGACATCCGCCATCTCCCGCGCGGAAGCGATCAGCACGCCTTCTGGAACGAGACGCAAATCGCAGGCGTGCCCGCCTTCATCGCGCGGGCGCGCGACGCCGGCGTGAAGCGCGTCGTCCATATCGGCAGCTATTACCATCAGGTGATGCCGCATCTCGCCGACACGGATCCTTATGTTCGCGCGCGCAAACTGGCGGACGAAAAATCGCGCGCGCTGGCGACGAAGGATTTCAACGTCTCGACGCTCAATCCGCCTTCGATCATCGGCGCCATTCCGGGCCTCGCCTCGAAGCGCTACGAGACGTTGATCGCCTACGCCAGGGGCGACATAAAGAGCGCGCCGCTCTTCGCGCCGCCGGGCGGCACGAACTACATGTCGGTGCAATCGCTATCGGAAGCGATCGCGGGCGCGTTCGTGCGCGCTGAATCCGGCAAGGCCTATCTCATCGGCGACGAGAACTGGTCGTTCCAAAAATATTTCCAGTCGATCTTCGATGCGGTCGGCAATCCGCACCAGTTGGAGATGCGCGACGCCGAGCATCCGCTGCTGCCGGACGCCTTCATCATCCCTGGCCGCGGCGTCACCCTCGCCTACGAGCCCGACCCGGCGGAGACAAAGCTGCTCGGTTATCGCCGGAACGACGCCGGTCGCGCGCTAAAGGAAGCGATCGCGATCGCGCAAAGTAATCCAAAGGCGTGA
- a CDS encoding nuclear transport factor 2 family protein: MESRELLDALHLKRLAENYALAVDTADADLFAAQFTEDGALEAPRGRFVGREQLRGVPPMMRERYRGTFHAVFNQVPSFTGDTAHAQTYCIARHFFAEEAKRHLCYEMTIRYLDEFARAGSGWLFSRRQLVVDAVRTFEIDVEKT; the protein is encoded by the coding sequence ATGGAGTCGCGCGAACTTCTCGACGCGTTGCATCTTAAGCGGCTCGCGGAAAATTACGCGCTCGCGGTCGATACGGCCGACGCCGATCTCTTCGCGGCGCAATTCACCGAAGACGGCGCGCTCGAGGCGCCGCGCGGGCGCTTCGTCGGGCGCGAGCAGTTGCGCGGCGTGCCGCCGATGATGCGCGAGCGCTATCGCGGCACGTTCCATGCGGTGTTCAACCAAGTTCCCTCTTTCACCGGCGATACGGCGCACGCGCAGACCTATTGCATCGCGCGGCACTTCTTCGCGGAAGAGGCGAAGCGCCATCTCTGCTATGAAATGACGATCCGCTATCTCGATGAATTCGCGCGAGCGGGGAGCGGCTGGCTGTTTTCGCGCCGCCAGCTTGTTGTTGATGCGGTGCGGACATTCGAGATTGATGTTGAGAAGACGTAA
- a CDS encoding transketolase, with the protein MPISARDLALLGQLEKKALWLSSWMIHNANHLRPSEDGLKVGGHQASSASLCAIMTALYLRALRPQDRVAVKPHASPIFHALQYLMGKQTREKMENFRGYKGAQSYPSRTKDSDDVDFSTGSVGLGIAQTLFSSLVQDYVKAKGWAKGWPEGRMVALCGDAEMDEGNIFESLLEGWKHGLRNCWWIIDYNRQSLDAVIREGLWERFETIFRNFGWDVIILKYGALMQAAFKEPGGERLRDWIDKCPNQLYSALTYQGGAAWRKRLNDEIGDQGAATKLIEKRSDDELQKLMTNLGGHDLPGLCDAFEKASKHDRPTCFIAYTIKGCGLPLAGHKDNHAGLLTPAQMESVRAAMNIRPGHEWDKFEGLDSPEFEIQMFLDKIPFAQATQRRLPSSRVAIPATLPTPAAGAKPLSTQMAFGQILNEVAREDSDFAKRIVTTSPDVTVSTNLGPFINRRGLFARASMADTFKNERVPSTYSWEFSPKGQHWELGIAESNLFIMLSALGLSHSIFGERLLPIGTVYDPFIYRGADQLNYACYQDARFILVATPSGISLAPEGGAHQSIGTPLIGMAQDGLCAFEPAFADELAVMMRFAFDYIQRDGGSGGSEPNEKTWLRDETGGSIYLRLTTRALEQPMREMSAELKEDIVDGAYWLRKPGPNAQIIVCYQGTVAPEAIEAVGLMGEDRRDIGLLAITSADRLNAGWTAAQRARERGLVHATSHIERLLSLAPPHCGLVTVIDGHPATLAWLGAVHGHRTRTLGVEHFGQTGSLADLYRHHGIDAEGILKAAEALSPGRPIRALSRVA; encoded by the coding sequence ATGCCGATTTCCGCCCGCGACCTCGCCCTTCTCGGCCAGTTGGAGAAGAAGGCGCTGTGGCTTTCGTCCTGGATGATCCACAACGCCAATCATTTGAGGCCAAGCGAGGACGGGCTGAAGGTCGGCGGCCATCAGGCGTCGTCGGCCTCGCTCTGCGCGATCATGACCGCGCTCTATCTGCGCGCGCTCAGGCCGCAGGATCGCGTCGCGGTGAAGCCGCACGCTTCGCCCATTTTCCACGCGCTGCAATATCTCATGGGCAAGCAGACGCGCGAGAAGATGGAGAATTTCCGCGGCTACAAGGGCGCGCAGAGCTATCCCTCGCGCACCAAGGATTCAGACGACGTCGATTTCTCCACGGGATCGGTTGGCCTCGGCATCGCGCAGACTTTGTTCTCGTCGTTGGTGCAGGACTATGTGAAGGCGAAGGGCTGGGCGAAGGGCTGGCCGGAAGGCCGCATGGTTGCGCTCTGCGGCGACGCCGAGATGGACGAAGGCAACATCTTCGAGTCGCTGCTCGAAGGCTGGAAGCATGGCCTGCGCAATTGCTGGTGGATCATCGACTATAACAGGCAGTCGCTCGACGCCGTCATCCGCGAAGGGCTGTGGGAGCGTTTCGAGACGATCTTCCGCAACTTTGGCTGGGACGTCATCATCCTGAAATATGGCGCGCTGATGCAGGCGGCGTTCAAAGAACCCGGCGGCGAGCGATTGCGCGACTGGATCGATAAGTGTCCGAACCAGCTTTATTCCGCGCTGACCTATCAGGGCGGCGCCGCGTGGCGGAAGCGCCTCAACGACGAGATCGGCGATCAGGGCGCGGCCACGAAGCTGATCGAGAAGCGCAGCGACGACGAGTTGCAGAAGCTGATGACCAATCTCGGCGGCCATGATCTGCCGGGATTGTGCGACGCATTCGAGAAAGCGTCGAAGCATGACCGCCCGACCTGCTTCATCGCCTACACGATCAAGGGCTGCGGCCTGCCGCTCGCCGGCCACAAGGATAATCATGCGGGATTGCTGACGCCGGCGCAGATGGAAAGCGTGCGTGCGGCGATGAATATTCGCCCCGGCCACGAGTGGGACAAGTTCGAAGGACTCGACTCGCCAGAGTTCGAGATCCAGATGTTCCTCGACAAGATTCCGTTCGCTCAAGCAACGCAACGTCGTCTGCCGTCGTCGCGGGTCGCCATTCCCGCGACGCTGCCGACGCCAGCGGCTGGCGCAAAGCCCCTGTCGACGCAAATGGCGTTCGGGCAGATTCTCAACGAGGTCGCGCGCGAGGACTCCGATTTCGCGAAACGCATCGTCACGACCTCGCCCGACGTGACCGTGTCGACCAATCTCGGTCCCTTCATCAACCGCAGAGGATTGTTCGCCCGCGCCAGCATGGCCGACACGTTCAAGAACGAGCGCGTGCCCTCGACCTATTCCTGGGAGTTTTCGCCGAAGGGCCAGCATTGGGAGCTCGGCATCGCCGAATCCAATCTCTTCATCATGCTGTCCGCGCTCGGCCTCTCCCATTCGATCTTTGGCGAAAGGCTGCTGCCGATCGGCACGGTCTATGATCCCTTCATCTATCGCGGCGCCGATCAGCTCAATTACGCCTGCTATCAGGACGCGCGCTTCATCCTCGTTGCGACCCCTTCGGGGATTTCGCTGGCGCCGGAAGGCGGCGCGCATCAGTCGATCGGCACGCCACTGATCGGCATGGCGCAGGATGGCCTCTGCGCCTTCGAGCCCGCCTTCGCCGATGAGCTCGCGGTGATGATGCGGTTTGCGTTCGACTATATCCAGCGCGATGGCGGATCGGGTGGAAGCGAGCCAAATGAAAAGACATGGCTGCGCGATGAAACCGGCGGTTCGATCTATCTCAGATTGACGACGCGCGCGCTGGAGCAGCCGATGCGCGAGATGAGCGCGGAATTGAAGGAAGACATCGTCGACGGCGCCTACTGGCTGCGCAAGCCGGGACCGAACGCGCAGATCATCGTCTGCTATCAGGGAACGGTCGCGCCGGAGGCGATCGAGGCCGTGGGGCTGATGGGCGAGGATCGCCGCGACATCGGCCTGCTCGCGATCACGTCGGCCGATCGTTTGAACGCAGGCTGGACGGCGGCGCAGCGCGCGCGCGAGCGTGGCCTCGTGCATGCGACAAGCCACATCGAACGGCTGCTCAGCCTCGCGCCGCCCCATTGCGGTCTTGTCACTGTGATCGACGGCCATCCCGCGACGCTCGCCTGGCTGGGCGCCGTGCATGGCCATCGCACGCGCACGCTCGGCGTCGAGCATTTCGGCCAGACCGGCTCGCTCGCCGATCTCTATCGCCATCACGGCATTGATGCTGAGGGGATTCTCAAAGCGGCGGAGGCGCTGAGCCCCGGCCGCCCGATCCGGGCGCTGAGCAGGGTGGCTTAG
- a CDS encoding flavin-dependent oxidoreductase, with the protein MKVIIAGAGIGGLTLALMLHKRGLDAVIYEQASQVREIGVGINTLPHAIKELADLGLLPALDKVGVRTRELIYLNMQGQEVWREFRGLDAGFDVPQFSIHRGKFQKALYDAVIERLGKDAVRTGRRLAGFIQGEGGVTAHFLDTADGLSSETVRGDILVGADGIHSAVRAHFYPQEKDPSWNGVMMWRGATDWPTHLDGKTMYISGGMGAKFVFYPIGAGESDKTRLTNWVVNVKVADGATSPPPKNSWSRQARLEEVLPFARRFKIPDIDIEALVRATPGVWEYPMCDRDPLPRWHFGRVTLLGDAAHPMYPVGSNGASQAILDARCLADALAKSEHPLRALMLYEQERLPKTADIVKVNRVGGPERVIDAVEKLKPAGFDDIDNVLSYNLRKAIVKGYAETAAFTVAQVNKR; encoded by the coding sequence ATGAAAGTGATCATCGCAGGCGCCGGCATCGGCGGATTGACGCTGGCGCTGATGCTGCACAAGCGCGGTCTTGATGCGGTGATCTATGAGCAGGCGAGCCAGGTGCGCGAGATCGGGGTCGGCATCAACACGCTGCCGCATGCGATCAAGGAGCTCGCCGATCTCGGCCTGCTTCCCGCGCTCGACAAGGTCGGCGTGCGCACGCGCGAATTGATCTATCTCAACATGCAGGGGCAGGAGGTGTGGCGCGAATTCCGCGGCCTCGACGCCGGATTCGACGTGCCGCAATTCTCCATCCATCGCGGCAAATTCCAGAAGGCGCTTTATGACGCCGTGATCGAGCGGCTCGGCAAGGATGCGGTGCGCACCGGCCGCAGGCTTGCAGGCTTCATTCAGGGCGAGGGCGGCGTCACCGCGCATTTTCTCGATACGGCCGACGGTCTGTCGAGCGAAACCGTGCGCGGCGATATTCTCGTTGGCGCCGATGGAATCCACTCCGCCGTGCGCGCGCATTTCTATCCGCAGGAAAAAGATCCAAGCTGGAACGGCGTGATGATGTGGCGCGGCGCAACCGACTGGCCGACCCATCTCGACGGGAAGACCATGTACATCTCGGGCGGCATGGGCGCGAAGTTTGTCTTCTATCCCATCGGCGCCGGCGAGAGCGACAAGACGCGCCTCACCAATTGGGTCGTCAATGTGAAGGTGGCGGATGGCGCGACGTCGCCGCCGCCGAAGAATTCATGGTCGCGTCAGGCGCGGCTCGAAGAAGTGCTGCCTTTCGCGCGCCGTTTCAAAATTCCCGATATCGACATCGAGGCGCTGGTGCGCGCGACGCCGGGCGTGTGGGAATATCCCATGTGCGACCGCGATCCGCTGCCGCGCTGGCATTTCGGCCGCGTGACTTTGCTCGGCGATGCGGCCCATCCCATGTATCCCGTAGGATCGAACGGGGCGTCGCAGGCGATCCTCGATGCGCGCTGTCTCGCCGACGCGCTGGCGAAGTCGGAGCATCCGCTGCGCGCGTTGATGCTCTATGAGCAGGAGCGATTGCCGAAGACCGCTGACATCGTGAAGGTCAATCGCGTCGGCGGCCCCGAGCGCGTCATCGATGCGGTGGAGAAGCTGAAGCCCGCGGGCTTCGACGATATCGACAATGTGCTGAGCTACAATCTGCGCAAGGCGATCGTGAAGGGCTATGCGGAGACCGCCGCCTTCACCGTGGCGCAGGTCAACAAGCGATAG